One Paenibacillus riograndensis SBR5 DNA segment encodes these proteins:
- a CDS encoding YheC/YheD family protein, translating into MKIQRVSSKWAKTKVILPNRQLAVYIPETRKYSLEALVELLGIYGTVYIKPDRGTFGSGVMRAEQRTVHLSPSDRQPGSSDRALTHGIVESEAVVEQKVMYILRYAKDAEAFSSPQELHAALLLRIKGRTYLIQQGIDLLCHQDRPFDLRVLTQKNLSGAWETTGMLGRVAAPQKVVTNYHSGGSIYTVRNLLKTHMIPDEMNATIQKLKLMGVKIAAQLETAYPGLKEIGLDVAIDSHHDLWLLEVNTLPSIIVFSSFQNKSNYRKIRSYARAYGRLKKARSTSVRRHKRVKRH; encoded by the coding sequence ATGAAGATTCAGCGGGTGTCCAGTAAATGGGCCAAGACGAAAGTCATTTTACCAAACCGTCAGCTGGCTGTATATATTCCCGAAACACGAAAATACAGCCTGGAGGCGTTAGTAGAACTGCTTGGGATTTACGGAACGGTATATATTAAGCCAGATCGCGGGACTTTTGGCAGCGGGGTAATGAGGGCAGAACAGCGTACGGTTCATTTAAGCCCCAGTGACCGTCAACCGGGGAGCAGTGACCGCGCTTTAACCCATGGGATCGTGGAGAGTGAAGCAGTTGTTGAACAAAAGGTAATGTATATTCTGCGCTATGCAAAAGATGCAGAGGCCTTCTCCTCACCACAGGAGCTGCATGCAGCTTTGCTGCTGCGGATTAAAGGACGTACGTATTTGATTCAGCAGGGTATTGATCTGCTCTGTCATCAGGACCGGCCTTTCGATCTGCGGGTACTTACGCAAAAAAACCTTTCAGGAGCATGGGAAACCACGGGGATGCTGGGCAGAGTGGCCGCTCCACAAAAAGTTGTCACTAACTACCACAGTGGGGGCAGCATTTATACCGTTCGCAATCTGCTAAAAACGCATATGATTCCAGATGAAATGAATGCGACCATTCAGAAATTGAAATTAATGGGCGTTAAAATTGCTGCACAGCTAGAAACCGCCTATCCGGGTCTTAAAGAGATTGGACTTGATGTAGCTATAGATTCGCATCATGATCTTTGGCTGCTGGAGGTTAACACACTTCCATCCATTATTGTATTCAGCAGCTTTCAGAATAAGTCTAATTACCGCAAGATCCGCAGTTATGCCCGGGCTTACGGTAGATTAAAAAAAGCCCGCTCCACCTCAGTCCGTCGGCACAAACGGGTTAAAAGACATTAA
- the gyrA gene encoding DNA gyrase subunit A, giving the protein MAEQNNPQVKDRDIGEEMRESFMDYAMSIIVSRALPDVRDGLKPVHRRILFAMSELGMFADKPHKKSARIVGEVIGKYHPHGDSAVYETMVRMAQDFSMRYMLVDGHGNFGSIDGDMAAAMRYTEARLSKIAGEMLRDLNKETVDFAPNYDGEENEPVVLPARYPNLLVNGVSGIAVGMATNIPPHNLGEVIDGVQAMIKNPDITPMELMEYIQGPDFPTAGYILGREGIRQAYRTGRGSVTMRAKADIEENNGKARIIVSELPYQVNKARLVEKIAELVREKRIEGITDLRDESDRNGMRVVVEMRRDVNPNVVLNNLYKHTSMQSTFGINMLAIVNNEPKILNLRDVLYHYLQHQIEVIRRRTIFDLKKAEARAHILEGLRIALDHLDEVIALIRASRTTDIARDGLMSTFSLSVEQAQAILDMRMQRLTGLEREKIENEYNELLAKIAEYREILANEHLVLEIISNELQEIRDRYSDDRRTEITIGEESILDEDLIPREEVVITITHTGYIKRLPVSTYRSQKRGGRGVMGMDTKDQDFVEHLFVSNSHNYLMFFTDKGKVYRIKAYEIPELGRTARGTPIINLIQIEQGEKISAVIQVEDADSDKYLFFATREGIVKKTPLEDYNNIRKGGLIAINLREEDSLIEVKLTDGEQNLIIGTARGMSITFSENDVRSMGRSATGVKGITLDDNDHVIGMDCVDKELEVLIVTSKGYGKRTPALDYRSQTRGGKGIKTINLTDKNGPVVGLKVVKKDEDLMIITTSGTLIRTSMDGISTMGRYAQGVKLINIREDDAVATLCRADKSEEEEFSEQEAGEGVTSEVVVEEAGEEIQSETVSDGEEDHLE; this is encoded by the coding sequence ATGGCTGAACAAAATAACCCGCAAGTCAAAGATCGGGACATTGGTGAGGAAATGCGCGAATCCTTTATGGATTACGCGATGAGCATCATTGTAAGCCGGGCTTTGCCGGATGTGCGGGACGGACTTAAGCCTGTCCACCGACGCATTTTGTTTGCGATGTCGGAACTTGGAATGTTTGCCGATAAACCTCATAAGAAATCAGCAAGAATCGTCGGTGAGGTTATCGGTAAGTATCATCCTCACGGGGACTCTGCTGTTTATGAAACGATGGTCCGGATGGCGCAGGATTTCTCAATGCGGTATATGCTCGTCGATGGCCACGGGAACTTTGGCTCTATTGACGGCGACATGGCTGCAGCCATGCGGTACACCGAAGCCCGGCTCTCCAAAATTGCCGGAGAAATGCTACGCGATCTGAACAAAGAGACGGTTGATTTCGCACCCAACTATGATGGTGAAGAGAATGAGCCCGTAGTATTGCCTGCCCGCTATCCGAACCTGCTTGTTAACGGGGTATCTGGTATCGCTGTCGGTATGGCTACCAATATTCCTCCTCATAATCTGGGAGAGGTTATTGACGGTGTACAGGCGATGATCAAGAATCCTGACATTACACCCATGGAACTCATGGAATATATTCAAGGCCCGGATTTTCCGACGGCTGGTTACATTTTAGGCCGTGAGGGCATCCGTCAAGCTTACCGTACTGGCCGCGGATCGGTAACTATGCGAGCCAAAGCGGATATCGAAGAAAATAACGGCAAAGCGCGGATCATTGTAAGTGAGCTGCCCTACCAGGTCAACAAAGCCAGACTGGTTGAGAAGATCGCCGAATTAGTGCGTGAGAAACGGATTGAAGGCATTACAGATCTTCGGGATGAATCGGACCGCAATGGTATGCGTGTAGTTGTTGAGATGAGACGTGATGTGAACCCGAATGTGGTGCTGAATAATCTTTACAAGCATACGTCGATGCAGTCTACATTTGGTATCAACATGCTTGCTATCGTTAATAACGAACCGAAGATTCTTAATCTCCGGGATGTACTGTACCATTACTTGCAGCATCAGATTGAAGTTATCCGGCGCCGGACGATTTTCGATCTCAAAAAAGCTGAAGCGCGGGCGCATATTCTGGAAGGATTGCGTATCGCACTGGATCATCTGGATGAGGTTATTGCCTTGATCCGCGCTTCCCGTACGACTGATATTGCGCGGGATGGCTTGATGAGCACATTCAGCCTCAGCGTAGAGCAGGCACAAGCCATCCTGGATATGCGGATGCAGCGTCTAACCGGCCTGGAACGTGAAAAAATCGAGAACGAATATAATGAGCTATTGGCTAAGATTGCTGAATACCGTGAGATCCTGGCTAATGAGCATCTGGTACTGGAGATTATCAGCAACGAGCTCCAGGAAATCCGTGACAGGTATTCTGATGACCGTCGTACAGAAATCACGATTGGGGAAGAAAGCATCCTTGATGAGGATCTGATTCCGCGTGAAGAGGTTGTCATCACTATTACGCATACCGGATACATTAAGCGTCTGCCGGTCAGTACCTATCGCAGCCAGAAGCGTGGAGGCCGCGGTGTTATGGGGATGGATACCAAAGACCAGGACTTCGTGGAACATCTCTTTGTGAGCAACTCCCACAATTACCTGATGTTCTTTACCGATAAGGGCAAGGTATACCGGATCAAGGCTTATGAGATTCCGGAGCTTGGACGGACTGCGCGTGGGACACCAATCATCAACCTGATTCAGATCGAACAAGGTGAGAAGATTAGTGCTGTAATCCAGGTGGAAGATGCCGACAGCGATAAATACCTCTTCTTTGCGACCCGTGAAGGGATCGTCAAGAAGACACCTCTGGAGGATTATAACAATATCCGCAAAGGCGGATTGATTGCGATCAATCTCCGTGAGGAAGACTCTCTAATCGAGGTTAAGCTGACGGATGGCGAGCAAAACCTGATTATCGGTACTGCACGCGGGATGTCGATTACGTTCTCAGAGAATGATGTCCGTTCCATGGGACGCAGCGCAACCGGCGTTAAAGGTATCACACTTGATGACAATGACCATGTTATTGGGATGGATTGTGTAGACAAGGAGCTGGAGGTACTGATTGTAACCTCCAAGGGTTACGGCAAGCGTACCCCTGCCCTGGACTATCGTTCCCAGACCCGTGGCGGCAAAGGAATCAAGACCATTAACCTTACCGACAAGAATGGTCCTGTAGTCGGGCTGAAGGTTGTCAAAAAAGACGAGGACCTCATGATCATTACAACGAGCGGTACCCTGATCCGTACCAGTATGGATGGTATTTCTACCATGGGACGTTATGCTCAAGGGGTTAAGCTGATTAACATCCGTGAAGATGATGCTGTAGCCACGCTCTGCAGAGCCGATAAGAGTGAAGAGGAGGAATTCTCCGAGCAAGAGGCTGGCGAGGGAGTGACAAGCGAGGTTGTTGTTGAGGAAGCTGGGGAAGAAATCCAGTCTGAGACAGTCTCTGATGGCGAAGAGGATCATCTGGAGTAA
- a CDS encoding HD-GYP domain-containing protein, translated as MPSISVGEVKPGTKIIKDVVTPLGGVLFTKGKIILPRDIEILQAFLIQHIEIEGAQEENKAPETAKAVTKPAASKPGALINESQLAKSNSPLHDEYEKMLALIKKSYAAAAAAQLPILELRSQLEALISHLKDYHILKFAPRVLFDQDYNYHNAVLSALTSYKIAQWCGYPQKDWMQTAFAGLLHDIGNVKVDSSLLQKPTPLTADEIEEVRRHTTYGYQLLRNVTAINEGVRLAALQHHEKIDGSGYPLRLEGSQIHFYAKIVAVADIFHAMTLEKAYRKAQSPYLVLEQLQAESFGKLDPVIVQTFIQKTTDFYNGTRIRLSDGRHGEIIFTDRSNPTRPMVKVEGTIVNLMLERELYIQEIIA; from the coding sequence ATGCCGAGCATCTCCGTAGGGGAAGTTAAGCCGGGGACAAAGATTATTAAAGATGTGGTAACACCTTTGGGAGGCGTTTTATTTACCAAGGGGAAAATTATACTGCCGCGGGATATTGAGATCCTGCAGGCTTTTTTGATCCAGCACATAGAGATTGAAGGCGCACAGGAAGAGAACAAAGCTCCTGAGACAGCTAAGGCAGTCACCAAGCCAGCAGCCTCCAAGCCAGGGGCATTAATCAATGAGTCTCAGCTTGCCAAAAGCAATTCTCCGCTTCACGATGAATATGAGAAGATGTTGGCTCTTATTAAAAAAAGCTATGCTGCTGCTGCCGCTGCCCAATTGCCTATACTTGAATTACGAAGCCAGTTGGAAGCACTGATCAGTCATTTGAAGGATTATCATATTCTGAAGTTTGCACCGCGTGTTCTTTTTGACCAGGATTACAATTATCACAACGCCGTGCTCTCTGCATTAACCTCTTACAAAATCGCCCAGTGGTGCGGGTATCCGCAGAAGGATTGGATGCAGACTGCATTTGCAGGCTTGCTGCATGATATAGGGAACGTTAAGGTTGATTCGTCACTGCTGCAGAAGCCAACACCGCTGACTGCTGATGAGATAGAAGAAGTGCGCAGGCATACCACTTACGGATACCAGCTGCTGCGCAATGTTACAGCTATCAATGAAGGCGTCCGGCTGGCCGCATTGCAGCATCATGAGAAGATCGATGGTTCAGGGTATCCCCTCCGGCTGGAAGGCAGCCAGATCCACTTCTATGCCAAGATTGTGGCCGTAGCTGATATATTCCATGCCATGACGCTGGAGAAGGCTTACAGAAAGGCACAGTCGCCATACCTGGTATTGGAGCAGTTGCAGGCTGAGAGCTTCGGGAAGCTGGATCCGGTTATTGTTCAAACATTCATTCAAAAAACAACCGATTTCTATAACGGTACAAGAATACGCCTTAGCGATGGCCGCCATGGTGAAATTATATTTACTGACCGCAGCAATCCTACCCGGCCGATGGTTAAGGTTGAGGGGACGATCGTTAATTTAATGCTGGAGCGGGAGTTGTATATTCAAGAGATCATTGCTTGA